The Raphanus sativus cultivar WK10039 chromosome 6, ASM80110v3, whole genome shotgun sequence sequence CGTAACACTAACCTAATACAATTAAGCATTTACATATTACCAATCACACGTCACGTTTTTGTAcccaaaacaaatatcacaCGTCACGTTATATGGctttatataaacaaatctttTCTTCTCTCATTCATTCATCTTCTCTACATTTATTAGTTTCTTTGAGAAAAAATGAAATTCTTCATTTGTATTCTTGCGTTACAACAACTGTACGTACTAAGTGTCGCTCAAGATTTCGATTTCTTCTACTTTGTTGTACAGGTAAAACTGATATAAATCTTATAACGCGTATGTCTCTCTACAAGAATGATCAATATAGTggtaaagtttttttcttttattactaaaaatataatggtAAAGTTATGTTTATGTATTGCATTGCAGTGGCCTGGAGCGTATTGTGATTCAAGACATACTTGTTGCTATCCGAAAACCGGGAAACCAGCTGCGGATTTTGGAATTCATGGTCTTTGGCCTAACTACAAAACTGGTGGATGGCCTCAGAACTGTAATCCTGATAGCACATTTGATGAATTACGGgtttgttttaaacttttaaacaCGTTATggttttttaaaagtaattctTTTTAGGAgtacattaatatttttggGGGCATTATATACGTTTGTATGGTTTCGCAAAAGGAACTTATAGATTAATAAATGTTGTGAAACACTTACTAATGAAAACtggaaaatgaaaaatgaagGTATCTGATCTGGTGAGCAACTTACAAAGAGAATGGCCAACATTGTCGTGTCCCAGCAACGATGGTGTGCACTTTTGGACACACGAATGGGAGAAGCACGGAACGTGTGCTGAATCTGAGCTCGACCAACACGATTATTTTGAAGCCGCTCTCAAACTCAAACAGAAAGCTAACCTCCTTCATGCCCTTACCAATGCTGGTAACGTTCACTTCTTTTTCCCTTCAAATTTGTCTGAACTGCATActtgttattttcttattatatacatatatgtcgTTTATCATGATGCAGGTATCAAACCAGAtgata is a genomic window containing:
- the LOC108809199 gene encoding ribonuclease 3 gives rise to the protein MKFFICILALQQLYVLSVAQDFDFFYFVVQWPGAYCDSRHTCCYPKTGKPAADFGIHGLWPNYKTGGWPQNCNPDSTFDELRVSDLVSNLQREWPTLSCPSNDGVHFWTHEWEKHGTCAESELDQHDYFEAALKLKQKANLLHALTNAGIKPDDKFYEIKDIERVIKEAIGFAPGIECNKDSSHNSQLYQIYLCVDTSASNFINCPVMLHGRCDSRVQFPKF